TTTAATGAGAGGAGAAGTTGTTTGGAACAAAGGTGCAACTGCCAGTTCCTCTACAGCGTGGGGAAGTTGGATGTCGGCCAGTAATCCAAGCCTAAGAGATGTACATGAATACATCCTAATCTTCTCAAAGGGAACGTTTACAAGAAAAAATCCGAAGGGTCGAAAAAGTACCATATCCAAAGAAGAGTTTCTGGAGTTTACAAAAAGTATCTGGACATTTCCAGCTGAGTCTGCAAAAAAGATAGGACATCCCGCACCGTTTCCTGTAGAACTTCCCTACCGTTGTATTCAGCTTTATACTTTTGAAGGTGAGGTCGTCTTAGATCCTTTTATGGGTAGCGGACAAACTGCGATTGCAGCATTGATGACAGGAAGAAATTATGTTGGATATGAGATTAATGAAGAATATTTAAACTTGGCAAATAGAAGAATCTATGATTTTCTTCAGAAAAAGAATACCAAAACACTCTTCGATATTTGAGTAAACACTTTAACGATGTGACAAATGATGCTTTTTATAAAGAGTGTTGTATTGTGATTTTCTCTTTGTACGTACCAACTGGTATAATGTATGAGGTGTGGGGTTGTAGATACTTAACAGACAAAAAATGCTGAGCAAGTGGTCGCTCAGCATTTTTTCCATTTTTTCTCGTTCCCTTTTATATCCTTAGTTGACATTCCCAATTTCAAGGGGAATGGTATCCTTATCAGTTCGAGTTTGCCTTCTATGGAAATTTGTTTACTCCATAAAAGTGGCATTTAACAACTTAGAAACTTGAGTTTAGTGTCCAAAATGCATGTCTTTCGCTTCCATAGGAGAGAAGCTTGCGGGTTTGTCAGGTACTGTTACGTTTGTTTCAGTTTAAGATAACTCAAACCGGGAAATTTTATGGGGATCCATGTTACAATATATATGAGACTAAAGTTTAAGGTTTTCTATAATTTTCAAGACTCTTAAGTTGGGGGGAT
The DNA window shown above is from Fervidobacterium changbaicum and carries:
- a CDS encoding DNA-methyltransferase; the protein is MASRKIGTVTSAFGAPSRINHDSSPFYSRNLYSNLPKEQNLSYVETPLPDEVINKIILKSSENMEELPDNSIHLMVTSPPYNVGKEYDEDLTLNEYRDFLKRVWREVYRVLVPGGRACINLANLGRKPYIPLHVYVIEDMLEVGFLMRGEVVWNKGATASSSTAWGSWMSASNPSLRDVHEYILIFSKGTFTRKNPKGRKSTISKEEFLEFTKSIWTFPAESAKKIGHPAPFPVELPYRCIQLYTFEGEVVLDPFMGSGQTAIAALMTGRNYVGYEINEEYLNLANRRIYDFLQKKNTKTLFDI